One Rhodoferax ferrireducens T118 DNA segment encodes these proteins:
- the lspA gene encoding signal peptidase II has product MARRTFSATSTGSASMLQWLGLATIILMADQFTKVMILGFYQLGDSTYVTSFFNVVRAHNSGAAFSFLAGASGWQRWFFTVIGVLAAGLILWLLKSHAGQRLFAFSMACILGGAIGNVIDRVRFGYVVDFLDFHWHGWHFPAFNVADSAITVGAACLILDELLRVRRGR; this is encoded by the coding sequence ATGGCGCGCCGCACCTTCTCGGCCACGTCGACCGGCTCGGCCAGCATGCTGCAGTGGCTGGGCCTGGCCACCATCATCCTGATGGCCGACCAGTTCACCAAGGTCATGATCCTCGGCTTCTACCAGTTGGGTGACAGCACCTACGTCACCAGCTTTTTCAATGTGGTGCGAGCGCACAACAGCGGCGCGGCGTTCTCGTTTCTGGCCGGTGCATCCGGTTGGCAGCGCTGGTTCTTCACCGTCATCGGCGTGCTGGCAGCGGGCTTGATTCTGTGGCTACTCAAGTCGCACGCCGGGCAAAGACTGTTTGCCTTTTCCATGGCCTGCATTTTGGGCGGCGCCATTGGCAACGTCATCGACCGCGTGCGGTTTGGCTACGTGGTCGATTTTCTGGACTTTCACTGGCACGGTTGGCATTTTCCGGCGTTTAACGTGGCCGACAGCGCCATTACCGTGGGTGCCGCCTGTCTGATCCTGGACGAACTGCTGCGCGTGCGGCGCGGGCGCTAG